The segment GTTAAAGCTGGGCGATTTGGCTTATGGGAGCTTTAGACATCTAACACCGGAGGAAATACGACTTCTCTACGAAGCGGCTGGACTGGAGTGGCAGTCTTAGCTGAAAGGAGCGAGAGAAGACCGTTATTAGTAACATGGTTGATTTGGATAGAAGATTAGAGCCGTTTGAAAATATCGATTCTTATCCTGAACCGCCGAAAAAACGAGGCGGTGGTAAGTTTGGTCTGTGGGTGGGACTTGTTTTTTTGCTGTTTGTATTGGCAACTTCTACGGCTATGATATTTTCACAGAGCCTTATGCCTGACTGGCTGTATCGATCCCTTCCCTTTGTGCCCCATCGACTTGAGTCTATAATTTTAAAAGTGGGAGATCGCACGTTGGTTTGCAAATCAGGCGAGGTTTGTTCTTTCCGCCCTGTGGATAAAGTCTTAATACAAGCTGTTACCACTGATGGGGCGATGAATCTAGGGCTGGAATTTCATTCACCGGACTTTGATCCTAAGAGCATAATGACTGAAGCACATTCCTTTTCTGAACTTTTCCCACAACTCGATTTTGATAGACAAAGGGACTTTGTTGTAGAAGTTTTCTGGTTACGCTGGTCTATTGGAAAGGTTCCCCTTGTCGTGAAGTGGTCGGTTCAGGACTGGCTGGAGCGGGCACGAGCTGCGGAGTCATTGGAAAAGAAAGAGTATTTCCTTTCAAAAGCTCTCGAAAATACTCCGGATCATGTGCTAATAAGAAATCAGCTGGCCAATATTTTCATACAGCAGAAAAAATATTCCAAAGCGGCAGAACAATATGAGATGCTTCTTCAGCAGGGGCAAAACACTCGATTATTTATGGAGCGACTGGCTAAAGCCTATGCTCTGGGTGGAAATAAGGATAAAGCGGTGGAAGCATATGTAGAGCTTGTAACTCGATTTCAAGAAAAGGGGTATATTAAGGAATGGTTAGATTACATGAAAAAATCTATGAGCACTAAAGAAATTGCTAAAGTGGCTCGCGCTTATGGAGATAGACTTCCGGAAACTGCCAGATCGGCTCTTTTGGTATTGGTTTCAGATATGTGTGCCAGTGTCAAGGATTGGGACTGCGTAGCCGAATATTCTGAGAAAGCTCTCAAATCTTCAGCCAAAAGCCCTGTTTTAGCCTACAACGTTGGTGCTGCACTTTTTCAAAAGAAAGATTATGACAAGGCTTCAGAATATCTGAAAAAATATTTGTTTGATCATCCAAACGATGTGGAAGCTCACAAGATGCTTGCTCTCTGCTATGAAAATCTCGGGCAGTGGGCTGCAGCGGAAGAAATATATCAGAAAATGGTAAACAGTGGTCATGGAACCGAGGATATTATTGCCAGATGGATTAATACGATCCAGAAAACAAACAATAAAGCCAAACTCTTAGCGGCTTATCAGAAACTCTCTCAATTGAGACCTAAAGACCCTACTTTGTGGTATAATATTGGAGTTCTGTATAAAGAAAACGGTAATCAGGAGGAATCTCGTAAGGCCTTTGAAAAAGTTGTTCAGTTGAAACCAAATGATGTAAATACCT is part of the Thermodesulforhabdaceae bacterium genome and harbors:
- a CDS encoding tetratricopeptide repeat protein, producing the protein MVDLDRRLEPFENIDSYPEPPKKRGGGKFGLWVGLVFLLFVLATSTAMIFSQSLMPDWLYRSLPFVPHRLESIILKVGDRTLVCKSGEVCSFRPVDKVLIQAVTTDGAMNLGLEFHSPDFDPKSIMTEAHSFSELFPQLDFDRQRDFVVEVFWLRWSIGKVPLVVKWSVQDWLERARAAESLEKKEYFLSKALENTPDHVLIRNQLANIFIQQKKYSKAAEQYEMLLQQGQNTRLFMERLAKAYALGGNKDKAVEAYVELVTRFQEKGYIKEWLDYMKKSMSTKEIAKVARAYGDRLPETARSALLVLVSDMCASVKDWDCVAEYSEKALKSSAKSPVLAYNVGAALFQKKDYDKASEYLKKYLFDHPNDVEAHKMLALCYENLGQWAAAEEIYQKMVNSGHGTEDIIARWINTIQKTNNKAKLLAAYQKLSQLRPKDPTLWYNIGVLYKENGNQEESRKAFEKVVQLKPNDVNTWKYLREIYRSSKNASGEREVVKKLMSLEPNVESHYNDFFALSNKDKDYDDVVKALNTCINNNPKSVNCYNNLLYMYLKQKKEKEAAQVLEKLVELQPGKPELLLQAAKLLYNQKEYAKASDFLKRYLDKKPDDETAQDLYLEIRKKLAMQGPRNETGSSNKTTPAKQKNHPENTQKRK